A part of Loxodonta africana isolate mLoxAfr1 chromosome 11, mLoxAfr1.hap2, whole genome shotgun sequence genomic DNA contains:
- the LOC100660947 gene encoding large ribosomal subunit protein eL30-like yields MLAAKKTKKSLESINSKLQLVMKTGKYVLGYKQTLKMIRQGRAKLVIFTNNCLALRKPEIEYCAMLVKTGVHHYSGNNIELGPVCGKYYKVCTLAIIDPGDSDIIKSMPEQTGEK; encoded by the coding sequence ATGTTGGCTGCAAAGAAGACAAAAAAGTCACTGGAGTCGATCAACTCTAAGCTCCAACTTGTtatgaaaactggaaaatacGTTCTGGGGTACAAGCAGACTCTGAAGATGATCAGGCAAGGCAGAGCAAAACTGGTCATCTTCACCAACAACTGCTTGGCCTTGAGGAAACCTGAAATAGAGTACTGTGCCATGTTGGTCAAAACTGGTGTCCATCATTACAGTGGCAATAATATTGAATTGGGCCCAGTGTGTGGAAAATACTACAAAGTATGCACTCTGGCTATCATTgatccaggtgattctgatatcaTTAAAAGCATGCCAGAACAGACTGGTGAAAAATAA